One window of the Sparus aurata chromosome 17, fSpaAur1.1, whole genome shotgun sequence genome contains the following:
- the cpvl gene encoding putative serine carboxypeptidase CPVL → MRLWRDTLALLLLWACLDSVHSRSCSSFFCRKPHRVSGLNGVDPGSPLFLTPYLEKGAIDEARKLSLVGELPGANVKSYAGYLTVNKKYNSNLFFWFFPALMPSRAKAPVMLWLQGGPGGTSMFGLFVEHGPYVVYKNLTVGMRDYAWTSRYSVLYIDNPVGTGFSFTEDDRGFAQDQDDVGRDLYSALTQFFQIFPEYQSNDFYATGESYAGKYVPAISYYIHKNNPTAKVKINLAGMAIGDGLCDPEMMLGGYGEFMYQTGMIDELQREYVVQQTDLGVKLIHQEKWVEAFQVFDSLLNGDVDPYPSFFQNATGCTNYFNYMMCQEPEDQEYFSQFVTLPSVRRAIHVGNLTFHSGSEVEKHLVQDVMKSIKPWLGVLMDNYRVLIYSGQLDVIVAAPLTERFLPTVNWTGAAEYKKAPRFHWKVQPGDTEVAGYVRQVGNFCQVIIRGGGHILPYDQPARSFDMIDRFLSTRGWI, encoded by the exons ATGAG GCTGTGGAGGGACACACTGGCTCTCCTGTTACTCTGGGCCTGTCTGGACTCGGTCCACTCGCGTAGCTGCTCGTCGTTTTTCTGCCGGAAACCTCACCGCGTCAGCGGCCTGAATGGAGTGGACCCCGgctcccctctcttcctcacGCCTTACCTTGAGAAGGGCGCCATAGATGAAG cCAGGAAGCTGAGTCTGGTGGGAGAGCTTCCAGGGGCCAACGTCAAGAGTTACGCAGGCTACCTCACCGTCAACAAGAAGTACAACAGCAACCTCTTCTTCTGGTTCTTCCCTGCACTTATG CCCAGCCGAGCTAAGGCCCCGGTGATGCTCTGGTTGCAAGGAGGACCTGGCGGCACCTCCATGTTCGGTCTGTTTGTGGAACATGGACCATATGTGGTGTATAAGAACTTGACTG TTGGCATGAGGGATTACGCCTGGACATCGAGATACTCAGTTTTGTACATTGACAATCCG GTTGGAACAGGTTTCAGCTTCACAGAGGATGACAGGGGTTTTGCTCAGGACCAGGATGATGTTGGCAGAGATCTGTACAG TGCTTTGACTCAGTTCTTCCAGATCTTTCCTGAGTATCAGTCCAATGACTTCTATGCAACTGGGgag TCTTATGCAGGGAAGTACGTTCCTGCCATCTCTTACTACATCCATAAAAACAACCCCACTGCCAAAGTGAAGATTAACCTCGCAGGAATGGCTATCGGTGATGGGCTCTGTGATCCAGAAATG ATGCTGGGCGGTTACGGTGAGTTCATGTACCAGACAGGCATGATTGATGAGCTCCAAAGAGAGTATGTCGTCCAGCAGACAGACCTTGGGGTTAAACTCATCCACCAGGAGAAGTGGGTGGAGGCTTTTCAG GTTTTTGATAGCTTGCTGAATGGTGACGTGGACCCATATCCCTCCTTCTTCCAAAACGCTACAGGCTGCACCAACTACTTCAACTACATGATGTGTCAG GAGCCTGAAGACCAGGAGTACTTTAGCCAGTTTGTGACCCTGCCGTCGGTGCGACGCGCCATCCATGTGGGGAACTTAACGTTCCACAGCGGCTCGGAGGTGGAGAAGCACCTTGTCCAGGATGTCATGAAGAGCATCAAACCGTGGCTGGGGGTGCTGATGGACAACTACAGG GTCTTAATCTACAGCGGTCAGCTGGATGTAATCGTAGCAGCCCCGCTGACCGAGAGGTTCCTGCCTACTGTCAACTGGACCGGGGCGGCTGAGTACAAAAAAGCCCCTCGCTTCCACTGGAAGGTTCAGCCCGGCGACACGGAGGTGGCAGGTTATGTCAGACAAGTGGGAAATTTTTGCCAG GTCATCATCCGAGGAGGGGGACACATCCTGCCTTACGACCAACCAGCGCGGTCCTTTGACATGATTGACAGATTCCTTTCAACGCGGGGCTGGATATGA